One window of Streptomyces sp. FIT100 genomic DNA carries:
- a CDS encoding PDZ domain-containing protein: MPRRTATMLASTLILIVLLCVGVLTTPPYSEMSPGPTVNTLGESGGEPVLQISGRKTYPTSGHLNMTTVRVTGADYKMNIAEVVYGWLAHDNVVVPHDTLYPDGKTEEQSNQENAEEFSQSQESAKVAALRELGIPVRTRVVVSSVRKDSPAQGRLHAGDVIKAVDGAPVKAPDDVAKAVTKHEPGGKVVFSVVPAKEAAAAEKAGKEPSGAQDVSLTTVKAGDGDRAIVGITAGTDHTFPFSIDIKLADVGGPSAGLMFALGIVDKLTPADLTGGKFVAGTGTIDETGAVGPIGGIEMKLVGARNAGAEYFLTPSDNCKAAASDIPDGLTLVKVGTIDDATKALEKIRGGDTAGLPSCSTG; the protein is encoded by the coding sequence ATGCCACGCCGCACAGCGACGATGCTCGCCTCCACCCTGATTCTCATCGTGCTGCTCTGCGTGGGCGTCCTGACGACGCCGCCCTATTCCGAGATGTCGCCCGGGCCGACGGTGAACACGCTCGGTGAGTCCGGTGGCGAGCCGGTGCTCCAGATCTCCGGTCGCAAGACCTATCCGACGTCCGGGCATCTCAACATGACGACGGTCCGGGTCACCGGTGCCGACTACAAGATGAATATCGCCGAGGTCGTCTACGGCTGGCTGGCCCACGACAACGTGGTGGTGCCCCACGACACCCTCTATCCGGACGGCAAGACGGAAGAGCAGTCCAACCAGGAGAACGCCGAGGAGTTCAGCCAGTCCCAGGAGAGCGCCAAGGTGGCGGCGCTGCGGGAGCTGGGGATCCCGGTGCGGACCCGCGTGGTCGTCTCCTCCGTCCGCAAGGACAGCCCGGCGCAGGGCAGGCTGCACGCGGGCGATGTGATCAAGGCCGTGGACGGCGCTCCGGTCAAGGCGCCGGACGACGTCGCGAAGGCCGTCACCAAGCACGAGCCCGGTGGCAAGGTCGTCTTCTCCGTCGTCCCGGCGAAGGAAGCGGCCGCGGCGGAGAAGGCGGGCAAGGAGCCGAGCGGCGCCCAGGACGTGAGCCTGACCACGGTGAAGGCGGGCGACGGCGACCGGGCGATCGTCGGGATCACGGCGGGTACGGATCACACGTTCCCGTTCAGCATCGATATCAAGCTGGCCGACGTGGGCGGCCCGAGCGCCGGACTGATGTTCGCCCTCGGCATCGTCGACAAGCTCACCCCGGCCGATCTGACCGGCGGCAAGTTCGTCGCGGGCACCGGCACGATCGACGAGACGGGGGCCGTCGGACCGATCGGCGGCATCGAGATGAAGCTCGTCGGCGCGCGGAACGCGGGTGCGGAGTACTTCCTGACGCCCAGCGACAACTGCAAGGCCGCGGCATCCGACATCCCCGACGGTCTCACGCTCGTCAAGGTCGGCACGATCGACGACGCCACGAAGGCCCTGGAGAAGATCCGCGGCGGTGACACCGCGGGGCTTCCCAGCTGCTCCACCGGCTGA
- a CDS encoding SDR family oxidoreductase: MSSPDPQVRAAHGADVRHRRNHSASAAGRGPVVAVTGAASGVGALLTARLAASDEIKQVIAIDERRGDVAEAHWHILDVRDPAIAEKLRGADVVVHLALDLDLETDSAARTAYNVRGTQTVLTAAAAAGVHRVVLCTSAMVYGALPDNDIPLSEDAELRATAEATGVGDLLEIERLGRRAPRAHPGLNVTVVRPAILVGGTDTALTRYFESPRLLVVAGSRPTWQFCHVEDLVSALEYAALEKAEGEFVVGCDGWLEQEEVEELSGIRRMELPSAVALGAAARLHRIGLTPSPAGDLAYTMHPWVVSVGRLHDAGWRPQWTNEEVLAALLEEVEGRHTVAGRRLGRKDATAAAGAAGATVALLGTAALVRRARRRRGL; this comes from the coding sequence GTGAGTTCCCCAGATCCGCAGGTTCGCGCGGCACACGGTGCTGACGTTCGCCACAGGCGAAACCACTCGGCCTCGGCCGCGGGGCGCGGCCCCGTGGTCGCGGTCACCGGCGCCGCCTCGGGCGTCGGGGCGCTGCTGACGGCACGCCTTGCCGCGTCCGACGAGATCAAGCAGGTCATCGCCATCGACGAGCGGCGCGGCGACGTCGCCGAGGCGCACTGGCACATCCTCGACGTCCGCGACCCCGCGATCGCCGAGAAGCTGCGCGGCGCCGACGTCGTCGTCCACCTCGCGCTCGACCTGGACCTGGAGACCGACTCGGCGGCTCGTACCGCGTACAACGTGCGCGGCACCCAGACCGTGCTCACCGCCGCGGCCGCCGCGGGCGTCCACCGGGTCGTCCTGTGCACGTCGGCGATGGTCTACGGAGCGCTTCCCGACAACGACATCCCGCTCTCCGAGGACGCGGAGCTGCGCGCGACGGCCGAGGCCACGGGGGTCGGGGACCTGCTGGAGATCGAGCGCCTGGGCCGCCGCGCACCCCGCGCGCACCCCGGCCTCAACGTGACGGTGGTACGGCCGGCGATCCTGGTGGGCGGTACGGACACGGCCCTCACCCGCTACTTCGAGTCGCCGCGCCTCCTCGTGGTCGCCGGCTCCCGCCCCACCTGGCAGTTCTGCCATGTCGAGGACCTGGTGAGCGCCCTGGAGTACGCGGCCCTGGAGAAGGCCGAAGGCGAGTTCGTGGTCGGCTGCGACGGCTGGCTCGAGCAGGAGGAGGTCGAGGAGCTCAGCGGCATCCGGCGCATGGAGCTCCCCTCCGCGGTGGCGCTCGGCGCGGCGGCCCGGCTGCACCGGATCGGGCTCACGCCGTCCCCGGCGGGCGATCTCGCGTACACGATGCACCCCTGGGTGGTCAGCGTCGGAAGGCTGCACGACGCCGGCTGGCGCCCGCAGTGGACCAACGAGGAGGTGCTCGCCGCGCTCCTGGAGGAGGTCGAGGGCCGGCACACCGTCGCGGGCCGTCGGCTGGGCCGCAAGGACGCCACGGCCGCGGCGGGTGCGGCGGGTGCGACGGTCGCACTGCTCGGTACGGCGGCACTGGTGCGGCGGGCCCGCAGGCGGCGCGGACTGTAG
- a CDS encoding ThiF family adenylyltransferase — translation MHPMVKPALRRAWRDRQYVQFGATPAHAVVVGPVDTATGSLMSLFDGTRGMPLLREEARSMGLPEGQVDTLLGRLTKAGLVDDATGGGAAADALRQRAGALDRLRPDLASLSVVHPEPGGAMARLAARSAMRVQIRGAGRVGAAVAAVLAASGVGTVEVLDGGLTEPWDVAPGGLTADAVGERRATAAGQLVRRSAPGKVPRTPRRPPGGPPLDEPPLSLVIIAPRDGLAAYAPDSAASGQWIATGTPHLYAGVVEATGVVGPLVLPGGSACAGCLDLARAERDPAWPRMLAQWRSGHRGITAGPCDLGLATAVAGLAAAHALAFLDGELPASTGARWEASLPLLDWASSPIRAHHDCTCGAAGQTEGERASGAGTPQDTMAG, via the coding sequence ATGCATCCGATGGTGAAACCGGCGCTGCGGCGCGCCTGGCGGGACCGCCAGTATGTGCAGTTCGGCGCGACACCCGCGCATGCGGTCGTGGTCGGACCGGTGGACACGGCGACCGGGAGTCTGATGTCGCTGTTCGACGGGACACGGGGAATGCCCCTGCTCCGGGAGGAGGCCAGGTCCATGGGGCTGCCCGAGGGCCAGGTGGACACGCTGCTCGGACGGTTGACGAAGGCGGGCCTGGTCGACGACGCGACGGGCGGCGGGGCAGCGGCCGATGCGTTACGGCAGCGGGCCGGCGCGCTCGACCGGCTGCGCCCGGACCTGGCCTCACTCTCCGTCGTCCATCCGGAACCAGGCGGCGCAATGGCCCGGTTGGCCGCCCGGAGCGCGATGCGGGTGCAGATCCGGGGTGCGGGCAGGGTCGGGGCGGCGGTCGCGGCGGTGCTGGCCGCCTCGGGTGTGGGCACGGTGGAGGTGTTGGACGGAGGTCTGACGGAGCCCTGGGACGTGGCGCCCGGCGGGCTTACCGCCGATGCGGTGGGCGAGCGCCGCGCCACCGCGGCGGGGCAGCTGGTGCGGCGGTCCGCCCCGGGCAAGGTGCCCCGGACGCCACGACGGCCACCCGGCGGGCCGCCTCTGGACGAGCCCCCGCTCTCCCTGGTGATCATCGCGCCTCGGGACGGCCTCGCGGCCTACGCTCCCGATTCGGCAGCCTCCGGGCAGTGGATCGCCACCGGTACTCCCCATCTCTATGCGGGGGTTGTGGAGGCCACCGGCGTGGTCGGACCGCTGGTGCTGCCCGGCGGCAGCGCCTGCGCCGGATGTCTGGACCTGGCCAGGGCCGAGCGGGACCCTGCGTGGCCGCGGATGCTGGCGCAGTGGCGCTCCGGCCACCGTGGCATCACCGCGGGGCCCTGTGATCTGGGGCTCGCCACCGCGGTCGCGGGGCTGGCCGCGGCCCATGCGCTGGCGTTCCTGGACGGTGAGCTGCCGGCGAGCACAGGAGCACGGTGGGAGGCGTCACTGCCGCTGCTCGACTGGGCTTCCTCGCCGATCAGGGCTCATCACGACTGTACCTGCGGTGCCGCTGGGCAGACTGAGGGGGAGCGCGCCTCGGGGGCCGGGACGCCGCAGGACACAATGGCCGGGTAA
- a CDS encoding NUDIX hydrolase: MSLYDDAVRVLKEYEGDSGGGEGQESLRQTYLDHLAAHPDGMWKACGAGHLTASALVVDPSRGRVLLTLHRKLGMWLQMGGHCEPGDATLADAALREAAEESGIAGLALLPGGPVTLDRHAIPSPCHWHLDVQYAALAPAGAVEAISEESLDLRWFAYDEVAAVADASVVRLLDATRARL; encoded by the coding sequence GTGAGCCTGTACGACGACGCGGTCCGCGTCCTGAAGGAGTACGAGGGCGACAGCGGCGGGGGCGAGGGCCAGGAGTCGCTGCGCCAGACGTATCTGGATCACCTTGCGGCGCATCCCGACGGTATGTGGAAGGCGTGCGGTGCCGGGCATCTGACGGCCAGCGCGCTGGTCGTGGACCCGTCCCGCGGCCGGGTGCTGCTGACGCTCCACAGGAAGCTGGGCATGTGGCTGCAGATGGGCGGCCACTGCGAGCCGGGGGATGCCACGCTCGCGGATGCGGCGCTTCGTGAAGCGGCGGAGGAGTCCGGGATTGCGGGGCTCGCGCTGCTGCCGGGCGGCCCGGTGACGCTGGACCGGCATGCGATCCCGTCGCCCTGTCACTGGCACCTCGACGTGCAGTACGCGGCGCTGGCTCCGGCCGGCGCGGTGGAGGCGATCAGCGAGGAATCGCTGGATCTGCGCTGGTTCGCCTACGACGAGGTCGCGGCCGTGGCCGACGCGTCTGTCGTCCGGCTGCTCGATGCCACCCGGGCCAGGCTCTGA
- a CDS encoding AIM24 family protein yields MHSTLFAHVPVESTERYTLQNPQLLKVDVNRGSGAILARQGAMVAFEGQIDFESQYRNRGWRNVERMTNERLELMRCKGNGYVYLANFAQHIHIMEAGRGITVDSSSVLALDGTLGVGIVAVDSAVGVASAGAYNLELTGAGKVALLTSGEPLVLEVTPQRNICADADAVIAWSTSLHTQMQAPTSTSAVWRRRGSTGEGWEMQFQGSGHVLVQPSELLPPQHLRSSGLLGQFGMGGGGLRGNSLGGSRN; encoded by the coding sequence ATGCACAGCACACTCTTCGCGCACGTCCCGGTGGAGTCCACCGAGCGCTACACGCTCCAGAACCCGCAGCTGCTCAAGGTCGACGTGAACCGGGGCAGCGGTGCGATCCTCGCCCGCCAGGGCGCGATGGTCGCGTTCGAGGGCCAGATCGACTTCGAGAGCCAGTACCGCAACCGCGGCTGGCGCAACGTCGAGCGGATGACCAACGAGCGTCTCGAACTGATGCGCTGCAAAGGGAACGGCTACGTCTACCTGGCCAACTTCGCGCAGCACATCCACATCATGGAGGCCGGCAGGGGCATCACGGTCGACAGTTCCTCGGTGCTCGCGCTCGACGGGACGCTCGGCGTCGGCATCGTCGCCGTGGACAGCGCCGTCGGGGTCGCCTCGGCGGGTGCGTACAACCTGGAGCTGACCGGTGCCGGCAAGGTGGCCCTGCTGACCTCGGGCGAGCCCCTGGTCCTGGAGGTCACCCCGCAGCGCAACATCTGCGCCGACGCCGACGCGGTGATCGCCTGGTCGACCTCACTGCACACCCAGATGCAGGCGCCGACCTCCACCTCCGCCGTCTGGCGGCGCAGGGGCTCGACCGGCGAGGGTTGGGAGATGCAGTTCCAGGGCAGCGGACACGTCCTCGTCCAACCCAGCGAACTGCTGCCCCCGCAGCACCTGCGCAGCTCGGGCCTCCTCGGCCAGTTCGGCATGGGCGGCGGTGGCCTGCGCGGCAACTCCCTGGGCGGCAGCCGCAACTGA
- a CDS encoding molybdenum cofactor biosynthesis protein MoaE: MAHTNTHPGEQAAADPIRLLDIRDTPLSVDEVFRAVGDAAAGGTALFVGTVRNHDGGADVDTLGYSCHPTAEAELRRIAEKVVAEYPVRALAAIHRVGDLEVGDLAVVVAVSCPHRGEAFEACRKLIDDLKHEVPIWKHQRFSDGTEEWVGAC, translated from the coding sequence ATGGCCCACACGAACACCCACCCCGGCGAGCAGGCGGCAGCGGATCCGATCCGGCTGCTGGATATCCGCGACACCCCGCTCTCGGTCGACGAGGTCTTCCGCGCCGTCGGTGACGCGGCGGCCGGTGGCACGGCGCTCTTCGTCGGCACGGTGCGCAACCACGACGGCGGCGCCGACGTCGACACCCTCGGCTATTCGTGCCACCCCACCGCCGAGGCGGAGCTGCGCCGCATCGCGGAGAAGGTGGTGGCGGAGTACCCGGTGCGCGCCCTGGCCGCCATCCACCGTGTGGGTGACCTGGAAGTGGGCGATCTCGCGGTGGTCGTCGCCGTTTCGTGCCCGCATCGTGGTGAGGCGTTCGAGGCGTGCCGGAAGCTGATCGACGATCTCAAGCACGAGGTCCCGATCTGGAAGCACCAGCGGTTCTCGGACGGTACGGAGGAGTGGGTCGGCGCCTGCTGA
- a CDS encoding M48 family metallopeptidase has translation MSADRPHSAESQQRSVTRLTSRSSATSAVEVRRSARRSRTVSAYREGDRTIVLIPARMSEAEEQRWVTVMLDKLAAQESKRTLGDAELTERAERLSEQYFDGRARPTSVRWVTNQNTRWGSCTPAEGSIRLSHRLQGMPEYVVDYVLVHELAHLLVPGHGPRFWRLLEAYPRTERARGYLEGVVAADRLPHLPTARGE, from the coding sequence GTGTCCGCCGACCGACCGCACAGCGCCGAAAGCCAGCAGCGCAGCGTGACCCGACTCACCTCCCGCTCCTCCGCGACGAGCGCTGTCGAGGTCCGCAGAAGCGCCCGGCGCAGCAGAACGGTCTCCGCGTACCGGGAGGGCGACCGCACCATCGTGCTCATCCCGGCCCGCATGTCCGAGGCGGAGGAGCAGCGCTGGGTGACCGTGATGCTCGACAAGCTCGCGGCCCAGGAGAGCAAGCGCACCCTCGGGGACGCGGAACTGACAGAGCGCGCAGAGCGGTTGTCCGAGCAGTACTTCGACGGCCGCGCCAGGCCCACGTCGGTGCGCTGGGTGACCAATCAGAACACCCGCTGGGGGTCCTGCACCCCGGCTGAGGGCAGCATCCGCCTGTCCCACCGGCTCCAGGGCATGCCGGAGTACGTCGTCGACTACGTGCTGGTCCACGAGCTGGCCCATCTGCTGGTCCCGGGGCACGGGCCGCGCTTCTGGCGGCTCCTGGAGGCGTATCCGCGCACCGAGCGGGCTCGCGGCTACCTCGAAGGCGTGGTCGCGGCGGACCGCCTTCCCCATCTCCCCACCGCGCGCGGAGAGTGA
- a CDS encoding TerD family protein: MAREFQRGHKAKISDLTPGTDLYVGVQIAAPGLTFDISCFGLDAGEQLSDDRYFIFFNQPKSPEESIQLLGAQAGDTESFRVTLDRIPTSIHRLSFTATIDGAGQMSQIGPGYIRIVAGGEEVVRYAFSGSEFSTERAVMLGDFYLKDVWRFAAVGQGFDGGLDALLKNFGGEVAEEEPAAQQPQPALQAAPGFAPPAQAAPPAPAPATAPAFGAPAAPVPAPTTAPAPAPVSPQMYSAPTIPAPMTPPDAVPAPFAPQPPGAQTPPGIPGPPGVPGQPFGGVQAPGPVPAEAGLRVVLTKYAEVAVGDRWTEQNPQQVRATLTKGQSILAKQGSMVAYQGDIDFAHKGSGLLGKLTGQLTGQGMALMRCSGDGEVFLADEASRLFVIRLQGEQLYTSAHGVLAFDESLDTEIRRIEGAGLPGGGFFSMLFSGTGAVVVKTRGIPVVLPVGPATYVDGSAVIAWSAGAQAVTTAALRLRRSGYASSQSEAINLQFRGAPGNFVVVQPFEV; encoded by the coding sequence ATGGCCAGGGAATTCCAACGAGGCCACAAGGCCAAGATCAGTGATCTGACTCCGGGGACCGATCTGTATGTGGGCGTGCAGATCGCGGCGCCCGGACTGACCTTCGACATCAGCTGCTTCGGCCTCGACGCCGGTGAACAGCTCTCGGACGACCGGTATTTCATCTTCTTCAACCAGCCGAAGTCGCCCGAGGAGTCCATCCAGCTGCTCGGCGCGCAGGCGGGTGACACCGAGTCGTTCCGGGTCACGCTGGACCGCATCCCCACGAGCATCCACAGGCTCTCGTTCACCGCGACCATCGACGGCGCCGGCCAGATGTCGCAGATCGGTCCCGGGTACATCCGGATCGTGGCGGGCGGTGAGGAGGTCGTGCGGTACGCCTTCTCCGGCTCCGAGTTCTCCACCGAACGCGCGGTGATGCTCGGCGACTTCTACCTCAAGGACGTGTGGCGGTTCGCCGCCGTCGGCCAGGGCTTCGACGGGGGCCTGGACGCGCTCCTGAAGAACTTCGGCGGCGAGGTCGCCGAGGAGGAGCCCGCCGCGCAGCAGCCGCAGCCGGCCCTGCAGGCCGCGCCCGGGTTCGCTCCGCCCGCGCAGGCGGCCCCACCGGCGCCCGCACCCGCCACCGCTCCCGCGTTCGGTGCGCCGGCCGCCCCGGTGCCCGCGCCCACAACTGCGCCTGCGCCTGCTCCCGTGAGTCCGCAGATGTACTCGGCGCCGACCATCCCCGCACCGATGACCCCACCCGACGCCGTGCCCGCGCCCTTCGCCCCCCAGCCGCCCGGCGCTCAGACCCCGCCCGGAATACCCGGCCCGCCCGGTGTGCCGGGCCAGCCCTTCGGCGGCGTCCAGGCGCCGGGGCCCGTTCCCGCCGAGGCCGGACTGCGCGTCGTCCTCACCAAGTACGCCGAGGTGGCCGTCGGCGACCGGTGGACCGAGCAGAACCCCCAGCAGGTGCGGGCCACCCTCACCAAGGGGCAGTCCATCCTCGCCAAGCAGGGCAGCATGGTCGCCTACCAGGGAGACATCGACTTCGCCCACAAGGGCTCCGGACTGCTCGGCAAGCTCACCGGCCAGCTCACCGGCCAGGGCATGGCCCTGATGCGCTGCTCGGGCGACGGGGAGGTGTTCCTCGCCGACGAGGCCAGCCGGCTCTTCGTCATCCGCCTCCAGGGCGAGCAGCTCTACACCAGCGCCCATGGCGTCCTGGCCTTCGACGAGTCCCTGGACACCGAGATACGCCGGATCGAGGGCGCGGGACTGCCCGGCGGCGGGTTCTTCTCGATGCTCTTCTCCGGCACCGGCGCCGTCGTCGTGAAGACGCGCGGCATCCCGGTCGTCCTCCCCGTCGGCCCCGCCACGTACGTCGACGGCAGCGCCGTGATCGCATGGTCGGCCGGTGCCCAGGCCGTCACCACGGCCGCGCTGCGGCTGCGCCGCTCCGGCTACGCGAGCAGCCAGTCGGAGGCGATCAACCTCCAGTTCCGGGGCGCCCCGGGCAACTTCGTCGTCGTCCAGCCCTTCGAGGTGTGA
- a CDS encoding zinc-dependent metalloprotease: MSDTPFGFGLPPEEPENGDEGKKKDPAGGGQGSGGQGGAANPFGGFGFPGAGGPGGGENPFAAMFGSMNPTDLGAAFQQLGQMLSYEGGPVNWDMAKQIARQTVSQGTPDGTKDASVGPAERHAVEEALRLADLWLDGATPLPSGAGTAVAWSRAEWVEATLPAWQKLVDPVAERVGTAMGDVLPEEMQAMAGPLIGMMRSMGGAMFGQQIGQAIGVLAGEVVGSTDIGLPLGPAGKAALLPLNVEAFGKDLGVPKDEVRLYLALREAAHQRLFAHVPWLRSHLFGAVEGYARGIKVDTTKLEDVVGQFDPTHPEQLQEALQQGMFQPEETAEQKAALARLETALALVEGWVDAVVHDAAKDRLTSAAALRETLRRRRASGGPAEQTFATLIGLQLRPRRLRDASRLWASLTDARGLDGRDGLWAHPDMLPTASDLDDPDGFVHREHLDFSEIDKMLGDAAKGRDDARDAKSDENDRGNKDDEGDSDK, translated from the coding sequence GTGAGTGACACCCCATTCGGATTCGGCCTTCCGCCGGAGGAGCCGGAGAACGGCGACGAGGGCAAGAAGAAGGACCCCGCTGGAGGTGGGCAGGGTTCCGGAGGCCAGGGCGGCGCGGCCAACCCCTTCGGGGGATTCGGCTTCCCCGGCGCCGGTGGTCCGGGCGGCGGGGAGAACCCGTTCGCCGCGATGTTCGGTTCGATGAACCCCACCGACCTCGGTGCGGCCTTCCAGCAGCTCGGCCAGATGCTGAGCTATGAGGGTGGTCCGGTCAACTGGGACATGGCGAAGCAGATCGCCCGCCAGACGGTCTCCCAGGGCACTCCGGACGGCACGAAGGACGCGAGCGTCGGGCCGGCCGAGCGGCACGCGGTCGAGGAGGCCCTGCGCCTCGCCGACCTGTGGCTGGACGGCGCGACGCCCCTGCCCTCGGGGGCGGGCACCGCCGTGGCGTGGAGCCGCGCGGAGTGGGTCGAGGCGACCCTGCCGGCGTGGCAGAAGCTCGTCGACCCGGTCGCCGAGCGCGTGGGTACGGCCATGGGCGATGTGCTGCCCGAGGAGATGCAGGCGATGGCCGGCCCGCTGATCGGCATGATGCGCTCCATGGGCGGCGCCATGTTCGGCCAGCAGATCGGACAGGCCATCGGTGTGCTCGCGGGCGAGGTCGTCGGCTCGACCGACATCGGCCTTCCGCTGGGCCCGGCCGGCAAGGCCGCCCTCCTCCCGCTGAACGTGGAGGCGTTCGGCAAGGACCTGGGCGTCCCCAAGGACGAGGTGCGGCTCTATCTGGCCCTGCGCGAGGCCGCCCACCAGCGGCTCTTCGCCCACGTGCCGTGGCTGCGCTCGCACCTGTTCGGCGCCGTCGAGGGATACGCACGCGGGATCAAGGTCGACACGACGAAGCTGGAGGACGTGGTCGGCCAGTTCGACCCGACGCACCCCGAGCAGCTGCAGGAGGCACTCCAGCAGGGAATGTTCCAGCCCGAGGAGACCGCGGAGCAGAAGGCGGCGCTCGCCAGGCTGGAGACCGCGCTCGCGCTGGTCGAGGGCTGGGTGGACGCGGTCGTGCACGACGCCGCGAAGGACCGGCTGACCTCCGCGGCCGCGCTGCGCGAGACGCTGCGCCGCCGCCGCGCCTCCGGCGGCCCGGCCGAGCAGACGTTCGCCACGCTCATCGGTCTCCAGCTGCGTCCGCGCCGGCTGAGGGATGCCTCCCGGCTGTGGGCCTCGCTGACCGACGCCCGTGGGCTCGACGGCCGTGACGGCCTCTGGGCGCACCCGGACATGCTGCCGACCGCGTCCGACCTGGACGACCCGGACGGCTTCGTGCACCGCGAGCACCTCGACTTCTCGGAGATCGACAAGATGCTCGGCGATGCGGCCAAGGGCCGGGACGACGCGCGGGACGCCAAGAGCGACGAGAACGACCGGGGCAACAAGGACGACGAGGGCGACAGCGACAAGTGA
- a CDS encoding AIM24 family protein — protein sequence MDTHTLTAHRPAPTGVRMAVHSAKTLKVTMVTGQDLIAKSGSMIAYDGYVQFDAPPGTLRRTAEAMVTGEGGKLMLCRGDGDLYLADYGADVVVVHLADEALSVNGATLLACDASLQLSIEPVKGIAKLSGSGLTNLVIRGTGWVALVSRGIPTVLDCAERETYVDPDALVAWTTGLEMKARRTVKASALIGRGSGEALQIGFKGQGFVVVQPSEDTGDRFKIRG from the coding sequence ATGGATACGCACACGCTCACGGCCCACCGCCCCGCGCCCACCGGCGTCCGGATGGCCGTGCACAGCGCCAAGACGCTCAAGGTCACGATGGTCACGGGCCAGGACCTGATAGCCAAGTCGGGCTCGATGATCGCGTACGACGGCTATGTGCAGTTCGACGCGCCCCCCGGCACGCTGCGCCGTACCGCCGAGGCGATGGTCACCGGCGAGGGCGGCAAACTGATGCTCTGCCGTGGCGACGGCGACCTCTACCTCGCCGACTACGGCGCGGATGTCGTCGTGGTCCATCTCGCCGACGAGGCGCTCTCGGTCAACGGCGCGACCCTGCTCGCCTGCGACGCCTCCCTTCAGCTCTCGATCGAGCCGGTCAAGGGCATCGCCAAGCTGTCCGGGTCCGGGCTGACGAACCTCGTCATCCGCGGCACCGGCTGGGTCGCCCTCGTCAGCCGGGGCATTCCGACCGTGCTCGACTGCGCCGAGCGCGAGACGTACGTCGACCCGGACGCGCTCGTCGCCTGGACCACCGGCCTCGAGATGAAGGCGCGGCGCACGGTCAAGGCGAGCGCCCTGATCGGCCGGGGCAGCGGCGAGGCGCTGCAGATCGGCTTCAAGGGCCAGGGTTTCGTCGTCGTCCAGCCCAGCGAGGACACCGGCGACCGATTCAAGATCCGGGGCTGA
- a CDS encoding PPA1309 family protein, translated as MSNDSPSGPPMAASPLTRAVLEIDEYASGLGWDQPARLFALVDTAQLRAQEPGLAAQLGLDEADAAAPLTPVEQDEIPSGTALDEFLATIAWPDAVAGCALTVERLMLPPSAEASVPDGLDEAALAKWVAKHPDRQEVRMTVAVLRDGARESALRLREKDSPTEVLTGSDLVPGLAEALSATFEA; from the coding sequence ATGTCCAACGATTCCCCCTCAGGCCCCCCGATGGCCGCGAGCCCGCTCACGCGAGCGGTGCTCGAAATCGACGAGTACGCGTCCGGCCTCGGCTGGGACCAGCCGGCCAGGCTCTTCGCCCTGGTCGACACCGCGCAGCTGCGCGCCCAGGAGCCGGGCCTCGCCGCCCAGCTCGGTCTCGACGAAGCGGACGCCGCCGCGCCGCTCACCCCCGTCGAACAGGACGAGATCCCATCCGGCACCGCGCTGGACGAGTTCCTCGCGACGATCGCCTGGCCCGACGCGGTGGCGGGCTGCGCACTGACGGTGGAGCGGCTGATGCTGCCGCCGTCGGCGGAGGCATCCGTACCGGACGGTCTCGACGAGGCCGCTCTGGCGAAGTGGGTCGCGAAACACCCGGACCGGCAGGAGGTCCGGATGACGGTGGCGGTCCTGCGCGACGGCGCGCGCGAGTCGGCGCTGCGGCTGCGCGAGAAGGACTCCCCCACGGAGGTGCTCACCGGCTCCGACCTGGTGCCGGGGCTGGCCGAGGCGCTGTCGGCGACGTTCGAGGCGTAG